From a region of the Zingiber officinale cultivar Zhangliang chromosome 10B, Zo_v1.1, whole genome shotgun sequence genome:
- the LOC122028702 gene encoding uncharacterized protein LOC122028702, with protein sequence MGSLRKLFFSSLLLFLCIIIGAHGAPCSLADISISQRKTGGIVEGKPEYEVSVSNKCRCLQSKVVLRCYGLSSVESVNGWAIRPVDEERCLVGDGRAISRGTPVKFRYAWMTPQDFPVVSTLIHQCN encoded by the exons ATGGGAAGCCTTCGCAAGCTCTTCTTCtcatctcttcttctttttctctgcaTCATTATCGGAG CCCATGGAGCTCCATGTAGCCTGGCTGACATCAGCATAAGTCAGAGAAAAACAGGGGGCATAGTGGAAGGCAAGCCGGAGTACGAGGTGTCGGTGAGCAACAAATGTCGATGCTTGCAGTCGAAGGTGGTCTTGAGATGCTACGGGCTCAGCAGCGTCGAGTCGGTGAACGGCTGGGCCATCCGCCCGGTCGACGAAGAGAGGTGCCTCGTCGGCGACGGCCGGGCAATTTCCAGAGGCACGCCGGTGAAGTTCAGGTACGCGTGGATGACGCCGCAGGACTTCCCCGTCGTCAGCACCCTGATCCACCAGTGCAACTGA